Proteins encoded together in one Telopea speciosissima isolate NSW1024214 ecotype Mountain lineage chromosome 4, Tspe_v1, whole genome shotgun sequence window:
- the LOC122659455 gene encoding late embryogenesis abundant protein D-29-like, whose product MEASSSFSWTRQWLALVLVVMLALATSCSCIAGMDDENEKSYHEQAKDNLDMAARKVEEKGKEAKEASGSWAGWAKDKISEGLGLKSEETAKDKAKQAYDVAGDTAKKMADKTYYTAYHAGHYGAEKGEDVKRTAEEKAREAKEKAGTVAGMASDKAQDMKRTAGEKAQEAKEKAGMASDKAQDMKETAGEKARETKEKAGTAAGMASDKAQDMKRTTEEKAREAKEMASEKAKQAKEAAYEKVGDAAETATQKAGQTKEAAEEQIKWAREKAKEGYNAAKRKAEETVENAKDTIGSKYDAANSKAGETVESAKDTIGSKYEDAKQQSQQVKENLVGDTRLYQDL is encoded by the coding sequence ATGGAGGCTTCTTCATCATTTTCTTGGACGAGACAGTGGTTGGCACTTGTTCTGGTTGTGATGTTAGCGTTGGCAACTTCATGTAGTTGCATTGCAGGGATGGATGATGAGAACGAAAAAAGCTACCACGAACAAGCCAAGGATAACTTGGACATGGCAGCGCGAAAGGTGgaggagaaagggaaggaagCCAAAGAGGCTTCGGGTTCATGGGCAGGGTGGGCAAAGGACAAGATCTCGGAGGGGCTTGGTTTGAAGAGCGAAGAAACCGCTAAAGATAAGGCTAAGCAAGCTTACGATGTCGCTGGTGACACCGCCAAGAAAATGGCCGACAAGACTTACTATACCGCTTATCATGCCGGGCATTACGGTGCAGAGAAGGGCGAAGATGTGAAGAGAACCGCCGAGGAGAAGGCTAGGGAGGCCAAGGAAAAGGCAGGGACGGTGGCAGGGATGGCATCTGATAAGGCCCAAGACATGAAGAGAACCGCCGGGGAGAAAGCACAGGAGGCCAAGGAAAAGGCAGGGATGGCATCTGATAAGGCCCAAGACATGAAGGAAACCGCCGGGGAGAAAGCACGGGAGACCAAGGAAAAGGCAGGGACGGCGGCAGGGATGGCATCCGATAAGGCCCAAGACATGAAGAGAACCACCGAGGAGAAGGCCAGGGAGGCCAAGGAGATGGCATCGGAGAAGGCCAAGCAAGCCAAGGAGGCAGCCTACGAGAAGGTAGGAGATGCAGCAGAGACGGCGACACAGAAAGCAGGGCAGACAAAGGAGGCCGCAGAGGAGCAGATTAAGTGGGCAAGAGAGAAAGCCAAGGAAGGGTACAATGCCGCCAAGAGAAAAGCAGAGGAGACTGTGGAGAATGCCAAGGACACCATCGGCTCTAAGTACGACGCCGCCAACAGCAAAGCAGGGGAGACTGTAGAGAGCGCCAAGGACACCATTGGCTCAAAGTACGAGGATGCAAAGCAGCAATCACAGCAGGTTAAGGAAAACCTTGTTGGTGATACTCGTCTATACCAAGACCTTTGA